The Aedes albopictus strain Foshan chromosome 2, AalbF5, whole genome shotgun sequence region cgaaatttcagccaaatcgattcactagaaaccgagcatcacgtCGTCAAActtggcaattttgtatgaaaaatggctggtggtcttattgttttgtccgacactgtaaatTAAAGAACTTCTCTTAATATCCAGAATCTCACGCAGAAGAACCGCAATTGGCCTACGTTGCTATGTTTGGTTTGATAGATCGATCGCGTAAATTGATCGCGATAGTTTGATTAACGTTACTGTCGTATTCTGAAACTAATCGGTGGACCGATAGGAACAAATGTTTCGCCGTTTTCTTCAAATTTCAGCTGAGCTGtttgtaaaattatgttttgtatTGGGCGTATGCTACGAGTGAGGTGTGGAAAGACAGTGTATTCTGGCATTACGATGTGTGAGATACAGAGAATATCCCAGTCATCACTCTACCACTTCTACCATCTAGTGCCAAATTCCAACAGCAAACTATAATACACAAACGCTAGACTTAACGTAACGTATCGTCACCAAACGAAACCACAAAACATCATGCCAAATGGAGTATCCCATCTGGCATAataccgtttggcataatggttaGAGAagatggtcatttggcataataaagGGTAGGGATCAAGGGCATCTTCTTTACTCGTTTTTCGTAGAATGCCAAATGGCATAATGTGTCAAACACCGACCAGTGTTTGTAACCTCACTTTTCAGCACTATGTCAAACACCTCGTTCCACAATCGTATGACAGGGGCCCAAATGTAAGCTTCTCTCACGCCATGAGATTTTCCACGTTTCGACTTAACTGGGTGAATGGGACGCAAAATTGGGAAATCTACGTCTATTTAGGCTGTTTTAATAGTTTGAGCAAGTAATATCGTCGTGTTACACTCACGTTACAATTCCGTTTAGCGATGATAGTGCGACCTAGTGCGTTTGATTTTTGGTGGCCGAACAGACATTTGACCGAAAAACTGCTGTTTTATTAGCTAGGAATTTGGCCAAATGTTTTTCGGCCAAATGTCTTTTTTTGCATATAACTGCCACCAAACAACTAGACGTTTCTAGATTGCCAGGTATCGCCATATAACGAAATTGTAACGATTTCATTTCTGTTTATTGGCTGATTTTTAATTTATAATTGATATCAAAGTTTAAAATATACTTCAACGGTTTTTTAGTTACCGCTTCGAACCAAACGTGTAATAGGTTTCACACTTAAAtttgaaattcattcaatttgcaaTAAATCCAAACCCACTTTGCTATTCAAAAACAAAATCCGTCTAATAAATGCCTCCAGTTTCTGGAGAGCGCCAGTGTTCTATAAAATAGAAAATCAAACTTTTGCGATGTGCTTGTAGTAGCAGACATCTTTCACAAAATTCAGTATCATAAAAAAAACTAAGAATCTAAAATCTAAGGTGCTTGCACTACTCAATATCGTACGATAGTtcttaaaacaaagaaaaaaaacaacgGCAAACTCGGCGAACCTCACGTGACCCTTCGTCACAATCCGCACCCGGGTTTGCTTTTGATGATAGCGTATCTCGAAAATAGACAAAGTAACAATCCTGACACTAAAGAAGCCGTTCGTCGTCCACGAGAGTCACCGTCACGTCCCATTGATCTCTACGCAGCTTTCTATCTGATCATCTATCTGTATCTTACGTACGATATTCCGCTTACGATTTCCAGTTGGATTGACGATTGCTGCCGGGACCGCTCTGGGGCAGCATCTCCAGATACTGGCGCTGCAACTCCATAGCCCGTTGCATTTCGGCTATGGAGGCCGCCGTGGCCGCCCCGGCGGCATTGCTGCTACCACCGGCACCACCGCCACCTCCGCTGCCTCCCTTGCCGGCCGCTGACAGAGATGCTGGAAAGAGAGGGAGGTCAAAAGGTTAAGCGGTAGAATTTTAAATCAAGTCTGAAATGTATTCGATGGATCCTAACGGCAGGTCTTAAcctcagaatgatttggatgatcTATAAAATTAGTCcacaaggacttctccagaaattctttctgactGTTCAGTGGCTTAGTTAGTTGAAGCGCCGGTTTGCAGAATATGGAGTCGTTGGTTCGAATCCCAAtagaatgcaattttttttttcacaaatttatctctgtgTCTTTTTTACAAGTTTTTCAATGTTCTTTACATCGGTgttcggccatttggccgaatgctatttggccgaattatgatcaaaagaatttgGAGGCGTAGTCAgcctctggataacattctaactgccaataaggtcatcataaatattttcttcttttaatcataggctattctttctagttttaccattaagGGATTAGTACTTCTTCTCGTAGTTTATCCtgaatttctcccgggacttgTTTCGGGCTATCTACATAAGTGGCTCTCAGGATATTTCTCCAACGCTGTCGCGGaagtgcttctgggatttctctcggGAATCTTCAGGTATACTTCCCGCGATTTCTCCTAGTTTCAGTGGGAGTCATTTTTGGGATTTCCTGCAAGGATATCTTCAGAACTTTTTCACAAACCTGCCTGTAGTCCTTTACTGTCAGGGTCGAAACTTACTGTGAGCTTTCGTTTGTAGATAGCTCCTCCTGGGAGTTCTACAGCAGTTTCTCACGGGATATTTTTTGAAAGTTCTCGCAGggtttctcggagtatctcccgGGAGTTCTCTTATAGGATTCCTTCTAGTGTTGCAGTCGGAATGTCTCCAAGAGATTTACAGAATTTATCCCAAATTTTCtcataacagttttttttttcggagtttctTTCTGAGTTCCTctttgaaatttctgcagaaagttTGGCTGATATTTCCCATGGAGTTCGAGAGGTTTTGCCACTCTTTTCCTCGTGAATATTTCCAGTATTTTGCGCTGATCCTCCTGAGATTTAATACTTTACCggggttcttcctgaaattcctaccgGAAATTGTTCCGGTCAAAACCTATGAAATTCCttgtaaaaaaatcctggagaaaaattgGAACGAAGCCCGGAACGAAATATTAAGGGAATATCAGGATGAATTCTGAAAACCTTTAACGTTGAACTTCTCgtcattaaaatcatcgtcatcatcaaacatttgaaagcagttttttcgttcaaaacaaaagtttttgccatgaaaatatattcactgtactccacatgagtaatataatgcagtgaatatattttcatgatccttgttttgatttgcagtgagaaaactgctttttatttttcgaaaaatgatgacggatgcttgagccttaagagaaattccgagagatactccgagaaaaagagcacttttggaaaactttctggaagaacttttgcagTAATCTCTCAAAAATCCCGGAAAAACGGTTGAAAAGCCATCCCGGAAaaccaatatatttttttttcaaagacacATCAAAGATCACAAGAAACTCTGAAagcatattgaaaaaaaaaaaacatcaggaggtattcctgcagaGACCCGTGAAaaacttttgcagaaatcctggaaaaaaacctCTGGTGGAAATCGCAAGAACtgtaagaaatcccgaaaggaacaccGGAAAATTCTCAGAATAATCGGTGCCACCAGTTTTTATtcgaaactagctgtcccggcaaactttgtcttgccagttgTGGTGGTTGACAGCTGTTGAGGTTATAACAGcaaagcactctagattggttttcttGCGGTCATGTTGACTTTGTATCCAGTTCACACATATCTCAGGATTTTCTTAATATTTcttatttttcatttcatttttgtaacttttaatacatataaacacagccaccataaaAACGAATCGAACTATGCAAGGGTCATGCTaatcggttcggccgttcgtaagttttgttgcctcaaagggacttcaaactcatttttatatatatagataggctgagtgtaccagttatcgccatagtggttccctatttggccatagtgagtATTGGAGATAATTCAAAATGTTGCATCTTTTTAAAGGTTTCAATGACAAGATACCATCAgtgtaccagattccgctcatctaaggcaaAATTTATGTTTGAAAAATTATCTGTTTTATGACAAAGCGTGtatgatttatttttttattgcaatAAGTCCATCGTTACTATTAATATGaggcaaaaatatgaaatagcataaaaattggaaaaaaatatttttttcttaaggtTTTTTGTTGACACTAGATGTGCCAATAGCCGCTCACGATAAAGCACTGTGTTCCAATTACCGCTCATGAATGTTCCAATTTCCGCTCACTTTACATAATGTGTAAATGCGTCTTCTTGAGTGGATTTTCCTTATGAAACCAAGACTATTATCACCCCTAAAGTAATCATAAACATCATTAGCAAAAATTAGAAGGGGTCACTCATTAATTACGTTACCATTACATAGGAAGGTAAATTCCATAATGTGTGACAATGTTTTAACGCTAGAACAACCATGGTAATAATGAAGAATTTATTATTTATGAATGTTACGAAGCGTACTAGATGTGTGCCCCAATAAGAAagcattttgaatatttttcagctTGATAATGACTTCAAATAAAGGCGGACAATAACATGAAATATAGTGTTTCTACTTAGTACTAGTGATTTTAATAATCCAAATTGAGAAATCAACGTTTATTTAACTTTTATGTAACGAAACAAATCATTTGTGTTCCTTTCTTCGTTTTAATTCTGAACATTCTGTGATCGTGGCTTCGGGCGAATATTCCTGGGTTTTCTTTTCTTGTTCTGTTTTTCTGCTTCCTTAGCTCTCTTCAATTCACGCTCTTTACGCTTTTGCTGCTTCTCCAATTCAACCGCGTCTTTCTTTTTCGCTTTCTCTTCCATAAACGGCGCGAATTGTTTGCTCGTTGCAACAGTCGGTGGGCGCAAAATCTCCCGCCTACGAGTCGGTTTCGTAGTCGTTGGTAGGCTGAATGAGCTGCTGAACGCCGCATCTTCGTCATTCTCCTTATCGCTCTCATTGTTTTCCGGTGCAGCATCTTCTATTGATTTGCTTCCGACTGATGCAACTCGACTGAAATCTGCTTGCTGTTCAGCACCTGTAATGATCATAGTTTAGTTTTTCATTAATACATTTACTTATGGGAAACTTATCCCGACAATCGATTTCATCTTCTGCAAATCCTTCAAAATCGCTTTCATCGTCCGACATTTGGTTTTCCTTTAAGTTGTTGCTCACGTTGTCTTCCTGAGCATTGTTGGTAAGATCATTATAAGtgattttcaaatttctccacAGGTAAAAAAGGTTGGTGTCACAAATATTGCCAGGCCACTCAACAGATTTCTCTTGCTGCTGGAATTCGTGAAACTGTTGTATGGTGAGCCTGCTCTCTAGCAGTCGAATCAACTTCACTTCTGGAAATTCCATTGCCTTTGATGAATCATTTGACTCATCCATACTTGCATTTGACGGTAAAGACGAATAGTTTATTGCATCAGGGCACCACGGATAGATTCCACTCCGCATGAATCCGCTCCGAATAGCTCTCTATTTGGACGTGAAATTGAGGAGTGCTTCCTTTATGAGCGGGCAAATTTGGGGTTTAGTTATTGGAATCATTCCATATTTCTTCCGGTATTTAAGAATCTGTTCTTGCCAGTACTTCTTCAAAGGGCCGAAGAAACTGACATCAAGCGGTTGTGTTAGATGAGTTGTATTTGGGTACAGAGCAACAAGGATTATTTGGTTTTCTGTACAGAATTCTGTGGTCATCAGTGTTGTATGACTCTTGTGTCCATCAACAAAGAGGACAACTGGCAACTGTATGTTTTCCCGCAcaacccgagcagggaatgagaacaaacctagaacaaattgataactcattttgttattgataacaaaataaaatcaaaataagttttctttccgaattgtttttatttaatatcaaatagagatatcattttgttatcatttcaaaaactcaatgataacaagatttgatttcaaaaatccaaaaaaggtttaatatgctttattaatattaattatattcacaaaatatttgttaaatctaccaGAGTATTTGACttacatagggcccatatagccgaggcggtaaacgcacggctattcagcatgaccatgctgagggtgaagtctgtttagcatctattgcataagaatgctcacgaagaaaaatgatttatccacttcaaaaaatgttatgaaaaagcatacggggcagaatggacacccccatggggcaatatggacaccatgagacttttacgaatttcgtgcattatttacacctataaagtcatttcattacaaaacaactattatggatgaataatacgccgaagtagttcatttttgttcagttaatttaaattcaggctgttttggataaagcttcgtttttgtcggcatgtacagctgtgcctagaacaactattttccactgctgtcgttttttgaccaatttgtttcaccctatagtgaacatttaaccgaaaatttactgaaatcgaagaatttggtgggtttgtgatttaggttatatttttccctagccgcttctttcaaaaaggtatgtgtccattttgccccggcagcagaagatatttccaaacttgatttttgatataataaagaggaaaatataaacatgttaagcatgtagatacagcaaaactacttgcatgtgttctagaaatatcaggttttaatcgacctgcaataaattaatcactaaatcttattttagatggtgtgaaagttataatttccatgcacaaaaaacggaggacgcaactttttcgtgtaaaatcaagtataattttaatttcgaatgtttctttcctgaaactacgttttagacaaatggactatattcttcattcattaaaagttcaaaaaagttcgcatttttcaaaatattgagggtgtccattctgccccgggtgtccataatgccccgcctacccctattgacacaaaatttataatttgctgattctgggtaagtctttttagggtgactggatattatcgacaggtttgttctcttcgttatgagggggtattcatcggccaagttgcctgaaacttggttgtatagcttggttgggaaagatttgagggcAACTTcgaattcaacaggtttcaaaaagccttccatgacgaagagaacaaaactatccAGAATACAAAAGTACCCAGATATCAATTATTTCAATCTAAACGTTTTGCCAAAtatgtttaaatttttaaattctatattaaaggcaaatgaagttagatatggccaaccgaagtaattcacggtCATTCTACTGTTGAAGGTCACATATTTTAACTTTATGAAGTATTCTCGCGCGAAAAAGGATTCATTGTAGCTCCGTACCAAAATGATGAATCTCGTTATGTTGGAGGTTTTGAAACTAATACAGATATTTACATACATGAAAATAATGAAtgccatttcacttattgttatgccaaacggccattttaCCAATCGACTATTATGCCAGATTACGCCatttgaccattatgccaaaagacTATGCCAAACGACATTATGCCATACTCGATAGAATTATTGTAGTAAAATATTATtcgatgtcattcaatttgagtcccgatgcctgtggctctgggatgtcgtgaacatctcccacatttgttttgCTGCAGTGCATAATCAAAtgaaaagctgaaatataattacaaaaaatatcagaatgaatactaaatttgttattaatttttagttattacccattagatttgataactccctgagaactgcgtatgatatcaagtcgtaaaatgtagataacaaaatgagatatcaatttgttatcaatgagaactcattttgatttcaattagatattccagtacattattttgttatcatttttgttatgttaaccttccgtaactcgcgcggttgactacctgcgtcagcaccacgctaatgctgagtacaaaaagcgagattttttttaacgtgttgtacaaaatacaacagcgccatcgctcgagggttaacacttaagtcatacaaaacgaaaactcactttgttatcaaaattcgtgatatctaaataactcaatttgttttcaattagttctcattccctgctcgggaagCCATGGTTGAAATATCGTTTTGAGGAACTGAAAAAAAGCTTGACCGGTCATCCATCCACTGTCGGTTTTATCAACTCCCCAATCCTGGGGGGCACTCAaactaatttctgcaggaattctacgCTTGTACGGGAACAGGACCAATGGAGGCAGCAGCCGGCCATCGGCACAAGCAGTAAAAAGACCAGTGTAACTTTCTTTGTCGTTGTTTGCATAAATTGTGTGCAGATGACGCATTTCCTTTGGTGCCAAACACTTTTGATTCTTCACGACCAACTGAAATGCTGTTTCATCCAGATTAAAGATTCGCCCTGGCTGGTCCAACAAATCCGTCATATTTATTTCCTTCAAGTTCTCATGAACTTCTTTGAACCAGTTACGAATTTGTGGTTCAGTTACAGTGGCCCGGTGCTTTGCGAGAATGCTTGGTTTTCGCGACGAAAATTGTTTATGCCTTCGCAGAAACAATTTCGACCACTTCCGGCCTGGTATGCCATCTTTGAAAGGAGTGATTTTTTTCGTCAGCCTGACAAATTGAGCTACACTCACTCTCAGCTGCTTCACAGTTACGGGGAATCCAGTGCGAGCGGCAATTTCCATCCAGTGGACAATACGAGCCTCCTCGCGATCAGTGAGAATGCTTGACGGTCCTTTTTTGTCCTTGCCATACTTGTTCCGAAGTCTGTCCCTCAATGTTCCAGCAGGGACGTTAAAGCGGGCCGCTGCTTGCCGTATGGACATGCCACGCTTTGCTGCATCTAACGCAAATGCAACTGCCTGAGCAGTGTACACCTTTTTTTTTGATCGGTGGCATCCTAAATCGAACAGAAGTAGAGCATACAGTGAGCGTCAATTGGCACACTGGCATTGTTTGGCGGACCAGAAAACCGCTCATCATTTTTAGTAGCAAAAGCCACCAAAACATGATTTTACTGTTGAAATAATGCACTTGCATTTCTTTATTGAAACTACGTACCTGCAGGCAATTTGACACGAAAACTCGAAGAAAATCCACTAAAACTGCTTTATTTTTGTGACCGAGTTTCTTCGTGCAAACAATAACAAGATGGCGACGCTGTCATTTTCAATGACCGTGCCactgaaaaaaatacatatctCGAAATCTAAGCACGTTTTGTACAAGATAACTCATTTTATTTCAATAAATATGTTGATGGAGTGATAAcagtcagaaaaaaaaataaactttcaagAAAAGGATAATGAAATAAATGTTTTGTATGGAAGTGAGCGGAATCTGGtgcatgagcggctactggtacgtTGATGGTACATTTAAATTCTTGCTACTAAGCCTTTCATAATAGGTCAAAGCTCGAAAGCTTTCTAAatttccactatggccaaatagggaaccactatggcgataactggtacacttaccctagatgGTTAATCCTCCAACGTGATTCACCGTTTTCCGTAGGATTCCCATCAGAATGCCAATAATGATAGGTACTTTTATTCATACCGAATGCTTTGTTTGTAGTATTATTAGACAATTTACAGAAGTACATGTTACGTGTTACAGAAGTAGTATTTACTACCAAACACGTAGTGAACTCAAACTTACTACTTTTTATTTATACGATCCAATGACAGATCATGGTTTTCCGGCTAAACTAAATATGCTGTAATACATACTTCTACCGCTGAGTGGATCAAAATGAGATGGAGAAAGCTTTTGCTTCTCTAGAAGGGAACAGCGAAGATAGGCTTAACAATTAACTCGACCAAGAAAAAGTACATGAttacgggtagagacagaggAAAACCTAGTGGTTTGAGTGCCATGATAGATAATATTTAATAGTAATGTCTGTGAGCCCTAAAAGTTTGTAGAAACTGAAGGAACATCGTATAAGACCGATGAAAATGTGATGCTTATGTAGGCTTCGTGCTGGATCTACGCTGTAGCCATCAAGGTAAGAAAGATAGTTATAGCCCAGAATATTACTTACCAGCAGCTTGTGCCATTGCCAACTGATAGGAATAGATCAACGGTGAGAACTGCATCATATGCGCCTGCAAGTTGTTCAAATTTCCCGTGGACAATCCCTGTTGTAGACCTGCGGAATGAAATCAAATCGTTACGTCTCTGAGAAATCCTACATTTTTAACGGGCTCAAACCTCTGAACAGCTGCTGCTGGAAAGCCTGCATTGCGGCCGCCGCTGCCGTAGGATTCAGATTGCCCAGGCTGCCCAGGTTACCCAGGGCACCAAGTTGTCCAAGGCCACCCAGTCCGGCGAGGGCCGTTAGCTGAACTGCAGCTGCTTCCGCTGCCGCATTGGCCGTCGCACTGTGACGGCTGGACCGGGAACTGGACGCCGGCGGTGGAGTCTGCTGGGTCGGTGGGGTAGGAGTCGGCCGCGGCGTTGGCGTCGGAGTTTTCGACTTGGATGGTTGCGATTGCAGATGGGcgtgctgctgctgcagctggTGAACACGTTGTTGTTGTTCTTGGTGTTGCTGCAACTGTTGGAGCTGCTGTTGCTGGAGCTGTTGTTGGAGCTGTTGCTGTTGCAACTGCTGCAGTTGTTGCTGGCGTAGTTGTTGTTCTTGCTCTTTCTGACGCTGTTAGACAAAAGAGAAAACGATTGAGGCGTTGTTTTCCAGACGGTTTTATATACGTTTCACAATCATATAACTTTCTTCAAGTTTAATAAAGAGTTCATAGAAAATGGACAACCTGTTCTTGCGTGACACGAGAAATCAACATACCTGCGCTGCAGCTGCAGCTTGGCGTTCCTGCTGTTGCTGACGCTCCTGCTGCTGTTGGCGCTCCTGGGCCTGCTGACGttcctgttgttgctgttgctccaGCTGTTGTTGCAATTCGCGCTGCTGCTCTCGCAAATTCGGCGTAGAAGACGGCGTGGGACGAATGTCCACCGGCGAGGGGCTACTTTGGCTAGCCAGACGGGCCTCTATCTCCTGCTCCTGTTGCAGGGCCTTAACGAAGGCCGTTTTCAGACGGTTCGTATGCTCAGCCTTGAGTGCCTTCTTGACATTGCTAGTAACACACTGCTCACAGATGACCTTCGGGTCTTTTCCAGCTGAAACGCAGAGTGATATGGGTGAGAACAGCGACGCTGATTTCTACCAGTGCACTCAACACGCAGAGAAATGTGTTTCATAAACGAAATAACGATTGTTTCGCGACTGAAAGGATCTATTTTAGAGAAGAAGCTATGGTTCATACGGTTCAGAAGCAAGAATCATCAACAATTCTCAGCCGGAAACAACAATTATTCTttccgtttttcttttttttttgtctgtgtgCAGGACAAGCAATATTGAGTAACAAAGGAAATGGAAACTGAAACAACACAAAACCTGGACTGTtctgaaaagttggatttcctcTTTTACCCTGTTTTTCCCACTTCCAAACCGGGGTGAAGTCGATTTTGCACTGGGCGCAGCGGTACGGTTGCTGCGGGAGATTTG contains the following coding sequences:
- the LOC109410789 gene encoding transcription factor dcp-66 isoform X6 — encoded protein: MERMEVDVVDLSVGSGRDSLTITPATARDLRALTQNSGLTITPAPPPPPPAAPSPSASGSTSPVPGRRVLRPRTEPKSYAEVPDIVLLPAKVNGRSYNGAAAGALSESEDDEMPPVFPIKELTAAEIWERERGLRKLREELRSEETKLVLLKKLKQSQQVMMKENIIVTPTNTNMANPLAAIPTALTKGSLSVTPTNALPLPAHSKSSKSVVAAPPINRGSPINITPVTKPPARQPSLPGGATLTPSTPGQRLPMGLTRTGSNLTITPSVTITPTNAPSCNMKQRNRDRDTRDEPQTQAQRQAAAKLALRKQLEKTLLQIPPPKPPPPEMHFIPNPSNTEFVYLLGLEHVVDYLTKDKKPNLPQQPYRCAQCKIDFTPVWKWEKQGKRGNPTFQNSPAGKDPKVICEQCVTSNVKKALKAEHTNRLKTAFVKALQQEQEIEARLASQSSPSPVDIRPTPSSTPNLREQQRELQQQLEQQQQQERQQAQERQQQQERQQQQERQAAAAAQRQKEQEQQLRQQQLQQLQQQQLQQQLQQQQLQQLQQHQEQQQRVHQLQQQHAHLQSQPSKSKTPTPTPRPTPTPPTQQTPPPASSSRSSRHSATANAAAEAAAVQLTALAGLGGLGQLGALGNLGSLGNLNPTAAAAAMQAFQQQLFRGLQQGLSTGNLNNLQAHMMQFSPLIYSYQLAMAQAAASLSAAGKGGSGGGGGAGGSSNAAGAATAASIAEMQRAMELQRQYLEMLPQSGPGSNRQSNWKS
- the LOC109410789 gene encoding transcriptional repressor p66-beta isoform X4 yields the protein MERMEVDVVDLSVGSGRDSLTITPATARDLRALTQNSGLTITPAPPPPPPAAPSPSASGSTSPVPGRRVLRPRTEPKSYAEVPDIVLLPAKVNGRSYNGAAAGALSESEDDEMPPVFPIKELTAAEIWERERGLRKLREELRSEETKLVLLKKLKQSQQVMMKENIIVTPTNTNMANPLAAIPTALTKGSLSVTPTNALPLPAHSKSSKSVVAAPPINRGSPINITPVTKPPARQPSLPGGATLTPSTPGQRLPMGLTRTGSNLTITPSVTITPTNAPSCNMKQRNSGQISNSVSITPAPPIPAQISCTTVEPVSLKRDRDTRDEPQTQAQRQAAAKLALRKQLEKTLLQIPPPKPPPPEMHFIPNPSNTEFVYLLGLEHVVDYLTKDKKPNLPQQPYRCAQCKIDFTPVWKWEKQGKRGNPTFQNSPAGKDPKVICEQCVTSNVKKALKAEHTNRLKTAFVKALQQEQEIEARLASQSSPSPVDIRPTPSSTPNLREQQRELQQQLEQQQQQERQQAQERQQQQERQQQQERQAAAAAQRQKEQEQQLRQQQLQQLQQQQLQQQLQQQQLQQLQQHQEQQQRVHQLQQQHAHLQSQPSKSKTPTPTPRPTPTPPTQQTPPPASSSRSSRHSATANAAAEAAAVQLTALAGLGGLGQLGALGNLGSLGNLNPTAAAAAMQAFQQQLFRGLQQGLSTGNLNNLQAHMMQFSPLIYSYQLAMAQAAASLSAAGKGGSGGGGGAGGSSNAAGAATAASIAEMQRAMELQRQYLEMLPQSGPGSNRQSNWKS
- the LOC109410789 gene encoding transcriptional repressor p66-beta isoform X3, which codes for MERMEVDVVDLSVGSGRDSLTITPATARDLRALTQNSGLTITPAPPPPPPAAPSPSASGSTSPVPGRRVLRPRTEPKSYAEVPDIVLLPAKVNGRSYNGAAAGALSESEDDEMPPVFPIKELTAAEIWERERGLRKLREELRSEETKLVLLKKLKQSQQVMMKENIIVTPTNTNMANPLAAIPTALTKGSLSVTPTNALPLPAHSKSSKSVVAAPPINRGSPINITPVTKPPARQPSLPGGATLTPSTPGQRLPMGLTRTGSNLTITPSVTITPTNAPSCNMKQRNVQSGQISNSVSITPAPPIPAQISCTTVEPVSLKRDRDTRDEPQTQAQRQAAAKLALRKQLEKTLLQIPPPKPPPPEMHFIPNPSNTEFVYLLGLEHVVDYLTKDKKPNLPQQPYRCAQCKIDFTPVWKWEKQGKRGNPTFQNSPAGKDPKVICEQCVTSNVKKALKAEHTNRLKTAFVKALQQEQEIEARLASQSSPSPVDIRPTPSSTPNLREQQRELQQQLEQQQQQERQQAQERQQQQERQQQQERQAAAAAQRQKEQEQQLRQQQLQQLQQQQLQQQLQQQQLQQLQQHQEQQQRVHQLQQQHAHLQSQPSKSKTPTPTPRPTPTPPTQQTPPPASSSRSSRHSATANAAAEAAAVQLTALAGLGGLGQLGALGNLGSLGNLNPTAAAAAMQAFQQQLFRGLQQGLSTGNLNNLQAHMMQFSPLIYSYQLAMAQAAASLSAAGKGGSGGGGGAGGSSNAAGAATAASIAEMQRAMELQRQYLEMLPQSGPGSNRQSNWKS